From a single Bacillus gobiensis genomic region:
- a CDS encoding NAD(P)/FAD-dependent oxidoreductase has translation MNKCIVIGAGVLGSVTAYKLAKSGAEVTVIDRKDKGQATDAAAGIVCPWLSQRRNKAWYQLAKGGAKYYPSLIAELEADGETDTGYAKVGALSIHTDEKKLSEMIKRAEKRREDAPEIGGITLLSSDEAKAKFPPLADGYGAVYVSGAARVDGRRLRNALNLASKKRGVHFINGEASLYIGHDNKAGVRVDNEIIKADKIIVTAGAWAEKLLRPLGVNFLVSSQKAQIVHLESPNAKTENWPVVMPPNDQYLLSFENGRIIAGATHENDVGFDHRVTAGGLREIFDKALAVAPGLDDSTLVETRVGFRPFTPGFLPVIGNLPNFPNVLAANGLGASGLTMGPYIGSQLAKLALNEPTDIDLSPYDLAGAIG, from the coding sequence GTGAACAAATGTATTGTTATAGGAGCGGGAGTGCTTGGCTCTGTTACCGCTTATAAATTAGCCAAATCCGGTGCAGAAGTTACTGTGATCGACCGCAAGGATAAAGGCCAAGCTACTGACGCAGCTGCAGGTATCGTATGCCCCTGGCTGTCACAGCGGCGCAACAAAGCATGGTATCAATTGGCGAAAGGAGGCGCAAAGTATTACCCCAGCTTAATTGCTGAATTAGAAGCTGACGGAGAAACAGATACAGGCTATGCAAAAGTTGGTGCGCTAAGCATTCATACGGATGAAAAGAAATTATCCGAAATGATAAAACGTGCTGAAAAACGACGAGAGGATGCGCCTGAAATTGGCGGCATCACTCTGCTTTCTTCCGATGAAGCAAAAGCTAAGTTTCCTCCGTTAGCTGACGGTTACGGAGCAGTTTATGTGAGTGGGGCTGCCAGAGTCGATGGACGTCGTCTGAGAAATGCTCTAAACTTGGCTTCAAAAAAGCGGGGAGTCCATTTTATCAATGGTGAGGCATCACTGTATATTGGACATGACAATAAGGCTGGCGTCCGGGTTGACAATGAGATAATAAAAGCAGATAAAATCATCGTTACTGCCGGCGCTTGGGCAGAGAAACTTCTAAGGCCGCTTGGAGTCAATTTTTTGGTTTCTTCGCAAAAAGCACAGATCGTCCACCTTGAATCCCCGAATGCAAAAACAGAAAATTGGCCTGTCGTTATGCCTCCAAATGACCAATACCTGCTTTCCTTCGAAAATGGCAGGATTATTGCCGGAGCTACCCATGAGAATGATGTCGGCTTCGATCACAGAGTAACAGCCGGCGGGCTGCGGGAGATTTTTGATAAGGCACTAGCAGTGGCACCAGGTCTGGACGATAGCACGCTTGTTGAAACCAGAGTCGGCTTTCGCCCATTCACACCAGGATTTTTGCCTGTCATCGGCAATTTGCCAAACTTCCCAAATGTTTTGGCTGCAAACGGCTTAGGTGCTTCTGGACTTACGATGGGACCGTACATAGGATCACAGCTTGCAAAGCTTGCATTGAACGAACCGACTGATATTGACCTTTCTCCTTACGATTTGGCCGGCGCCATCGGGTAA
- a CDS encoding DUF421 domain-containing protein yields the protein MDYLHITTELIIGFFALFLVTKILGKTQFAQITPFDFISALILGEMVGNAIFDENVSVWEILFAVAVWGILIYIIELLSQKFKGLRGLLEGQPAIVIGKGKIDYQALKINKLDINQLQTLVREKGYFSITEVEYALLETDGSVSVLPKHPNSPLTKQDFDIKYKPVSLPITLILDGELVKNNLTEAGFDEDWLKKQLEAENIHDYKEVLYSEWHEIRGLHIQRS from the coding sequence ATGGATTATCTACATATAACCACTGAACTTATTATTGGATTTTTTGCTTTATTTCTTGTGACGAAGATATTAGGAAAAACCCAGTTTGCACAAATCACACCGTTTGATTTTATATCAGCACTAATACTTGGAGAAATGGTTGGAAATGCGATTTTTGATGAAAATGTGAGTGTCTGGGAAATATTATTTGCAGTAGCCGTATGGGGAATTTTAATTTATATAATAGAACTATTATCGCAAAAGTTTAAAGGGCTAAGGGGGCTGTTGGAAGGACAGCCAGCGATAGTTATCGGTAAGGGGAAAATTGATTACCAGGCTTTAAAAATAAATAAATTGGATATCAACCAGCTTCAGACGTTAGTCCGTGAAAAAGGATATTTTTCAATAACGGAAGTTGAGTACGCGCTCTTAGAAACGGACGGTTCAGTTAGTGTATTGCCGAAGCATCCCAATTCTCCGCTGACAAAACAGGATTTTGATATCAAATATAAACCAGTTTCTTTGCCGATCACATTAATCCTTGATGGTGAGTTAGTCAAAAACAATTTAACGGAGGCTGGATTTGATGAGGATTGGCTGAAAAAACAATTGGAAGCTGAAAATATTCATGATTACAAAGAGGTTCTTTACTCAGAGTGGCATGAAATCAGAGGGCTTCATATTCAGCGCAGTTAG
- a CDS encoding ATP-grasp domain-containing protein produces the protein MGKIYVIHENDEWTLHLTKRLDELKLPYEVWNLNEGSIDLTEEPPEGVFYSRMSASSHTRGNRFAPEFTATVLDWLEAHDRKVINGSMALKLELSKAAQYAALSRDGIRTPETIAAAGKEEIIKAAKYLNKTSFITKHNRAGKGLGVQLFHSIEALEDYVYSSGFEEPIDGITLVQEYIESPDQSIIRCEFIGGKFLYAVKVDTSGGFELCPADACQIGDQICPADGEAVSKPSFQILANFHETIIEKYENFLQQQQILVAGIEFIKDKDGNLYTYDINTNTNYNADAEKAANVYGMLELANYLKRELEIPYFYHPYALSK, from the coding sequence ATGGGCAAAATTTACGTGATTCATGAAAATGATGAATGGACGTTACATTTAACAAAGCGTTTGGACGAACTGAAGCTTCCATATGAAGTGTGGAATTTAAATGAAGGCTCAATTGACTTGACAGAAGAGCCCCCTGAAGGCGTTTTTTACAGCCGAATGAGCGCGTCTTCCCATACGAGAGGCAACCGATTTGCGCCTGAATTCACTGCAACAGTACTCGATTGGCTTGAAGCGCATGATAGGAAGGTTATAAACGGGAGCATGGCTTTAAAACTTGAATTAAGCAAAGCGGCTCAATACGCCGCATTAAGTCGAGATGGAATCCGTACCCCTGAGACAATAGCCGCTGCCGGGAAAGAAGAGATTATTAAAGCGGCGAAATATTTAAACAAGACATCTTTTATTACAAAGCATAATCGTGCGGGGAAAGGATTGGGCGTCCAGCTTTTTCATTCGATTGAGGCTTTAGAAGACTATGTTTATAGTTCAGGTTTTGAAGAGCCGATTGATGGAATTACTCTCGTTCAGGAGTATATTGAATCCCCTGATCAGTCAATTATAAGGTGCGAATTTATCGGCGGGAAATTCTTATATGCTGTAAAGGTTGATACGTCTGGAGGATTTGAGCTTTGCCCGGCCGATGCTTGCCAGATTGGCGATCAAATCTGCCCGGCAGATGGAGAAGCGGTTTCGAAACCGAGTTTTCAAATCCTTGCTAATTTTCATGAAACGATTATTGAAAAATATGAAAACTTCCTGCAGCAGCAGCAAATCCTTGTAGCAGGTATCGAATTTATTAAAGACAAGGATGGGAATCTATATACCTATGATATTAATACAAACACGAACTACAATGCCGATGCTGAAAAAGCGGCAAATGTTTACGGAATGCTGGAGCTGGCAAACTATTTAAAAAGAGAATTGGAAATACCATATTTTTATCACCCTTATGCATTATCAAAATAA
- the murI gene encoding glutamate racemase, translating into MKIAFFDSGIGGITVLHEAMKQLPREDFVFFADTLHVPYGTKSKADVKEYVKQSVETIREEEVKALVIACNTATSIAVSELRNTYDFPIIGMEPAVKPALEISRSAGKRVLVFATPLTLKQSKYTQLVSRIDDQRLVDSLPLPELVELCERLNFESQEVIDYFTEKLSSFDLNNYGTVVLGCTHYPFYKHVLRSILPNHIQIVDGSVGTVHRLAVILSEAGQLHADGNADTKFLCSSQNPDYIRKMEKALTFIQNHE; encoded by the coding sequence ATGAAAATAGCTTTTTTTGATTCGGGAATTGGCGGAATTACAGTGCTTCACGAGGCAATGAAGCAGCTTCCTAGGGAGGATTTTGTTTTTTTTGCCGATACCCTTCATGTTCCATATGGGACTAAATCAAAGGCAGACGTAAAAGAATATGTGAAACAATCTGTAGAAACGATCCGAGAGGAAGAGGTAAAAGCTCTTGTTATCGCGTGTAATACAGCAACGAGTATCGCAGTTTCTGAATTAAGAAACACATATGATTTTCCGATTATCGGCATGGAGCCGGCGGTTAAACCTGCTTTGGAAATAAGCCGATCTGCCGGAAAAAGAGTACTCGTTTTTGCTACTCCGCTAACACTGAAGCAATCAAAATATACACAGCTGGTATCTCGAATCGATGATCAGCGTCTTGTAGATTCCCTGCCGCTGCCGGAGTTAGTTGAGTTATGTGAGCGATTAAACTTTGAGAGCCAAGAAGTGATTGATTATTTTACAGAAAAACTTTCATCGTTTGATCTAAACAACTATGGCACAGTTGTTCTGGGATGCACCCATTATCCGTTTTATAAACACGTTTTACGAAGTATTTTGCCAAACCACATTCAAATCGTTGATGGAAGCGTTGGAACTGTTCATCGATTAGCGGTTATATTAAGTGAAGCCGGACAATTGCATGCAGACGGAAATGCAGACACAAAATTTCTTTGTTCAAGTCAAAATCCAGATTACATAAGGAAAATGGAAAAGGCGCTTACATTCATTCAAAACCATGAATGA
- a CDS encoding SDR family oxidoreductase — translation MNNLTRFPSGQPAQEQNRQPGIESDMNPTPVYEDENHIGTGKLKDKVALITGGDSGIGRAVSIAYAKEGADIAIVYLDEHDDAEETKARIEKEGVRCLLIPGDVGSEEFCNEAVEKTVSELGKLDILVNNVAEQHPKDSIKEISSEQLERTFRTNFFSFVYFIKKALDYMKPGSAIINTTSINPYRGNPSLIDYTSTKGAINGLTRSLSQQIVKDGIRVNAVAPGPIWTPLIPATFPEETVESFGKNTPMGRAGQPVEHIGAYLLLASNEGSYMTGQTIHVNGGDFIST, via the coding sequence ATGAATAATTTAACACGTTTTCCAAGCGGACAGCCTGCACAAGAACAAAACAGGCAACCTGGAATTGAAAGTGATATGAATCCAACACCTGTTTATGAAGACGAGAATCATATAGGAACAGGAAAATTAAAAGACAAGGTCGCTTTAATCACAGGGGGCGACAGCGGAATCGGACGTGCGGTATCCATCGCTTATGCAAAAGAAGGCGCAGATATTGCGATTGTCTATTTAGATGAACATGATGACGCAGAAGAGACAAAAGCGAGAATCGAAAAAGAAGGCGTAAGATGCTTGCTTATTCCAGGGGACGTTGGCAGTGAGGAATTCTGCAACGAAGCTGTGGAAAAAACAGTGAGTGAACTTGGAAAGCTGGACATTCTTGTCAACAATGTTGCAGAGCAGCATCCGAAAGACAGCATTAAAGAGATTTCCAGTGAGCAGCTGGAGAGAACGTTCCGAACAAACTTCTTTTCCTTTGTTTACTTTATAAAAAAAGCTTTAGATTATATGAAGCCTGGAAGCGCGATTATCAATACAACATCAATTAATCCTTATCGTGGAAATCCGTCCCTGATTGATTACACCAGCACAAAAGGAGCAATCAACGGTTTAACAAGATCACTTTCCCAACAGATTGTAAAGGACGGAATCCGCGTAAATGCGGTAGCACCGGGACCGATTTGGACACCATTGATCCCAGCTACATTCCCGGAAGAAACAGTAGAATCATTCGGGAAAAATACGCCAATGGGCAGAGCGGGTCAGCCCGTAGAACACATCGGAGCCTATCTATTATTGGCATCAAATGAAGGCTCTTATATGACTGGGCAAACGATTCATGTCAACGGCGGCGACTTTATTTCCACGTAA
- a CDS encoding pyridoxamine 5'-phosphate oxidase family protein, translating into MTQEQIKQKVLDVLENHKVGSLATVIDGKPHSRYMTFFNEGLTLFTPTSEDTHKAEEIEANPNVHVLLGYDDNGFGDAYVEFSGIAKFNSSKELKDKIWSEKLERWFDGKDDPNLVVLEIKPTNIRLMNANENTPQTLEL; encoded by the coding sequence TTGACTCAAGAACAGATTAAACAAAAAGTATTGGATGTACTGGAGAATCATAAGGTAGGATCACTGGCTACGGTTATAGATGGCAAGCCTCATTCAAGGTACATGACGTTTTTTAACGAGGGTTTAACGTTATTTACTCCAACAAGCGAAGATACGCATAAAGCTGAAGAAATCGAGGCAAACCCTAACGTCCATGTGCTTCTCGGTTACGATGACAATGGTTTTGGCGATGCGTATGTTGAATTTTCAGGAATTGCAAAATTTAATTCCAGCAAAGAGCTTAAGGATAAAATTTGGAGCGAAAAGCTGGAAAGATGGTTCGACGGAAAAGATGATCCGAATCTTGTCGTTTTGGAAATCAAGCCGACAAACATCCGGTTGATGAATGCCAATGAAAATACTCCGCAAACTCTGGAGCTATAA